AAAGATACGCCGGACGACGACTCGAGCAACGATTGAGCGCTATTAGCTCGTCGTGGTGCCTGCGCCGCTAGACTCGGACAGGCGCGTCCCTCAACCGTGGTGCGAGCGGCCCGGTTCGCTAGGGTTTTCACTTCGCCGGCCGTTCCGGCTGGTCGATTTTCTGGGCTACCGTTACCATAGGAAACCTACACCCCCTAGAAACCCCTTTCGGCAAAGTTTGCCGCTGACCGTGGAGTCGAAAGCATGCCCGATGATCGTGGCACTATCCGCCAGGTAGCCTGGACCGAGCTATTTCCCTGGCTGGAACTACTACGCACGTTTCGCCTGGCGATCCAGGCGCGGCTGCTTTTGTTGGCGGTCGTCGGCGTACTGTTGACGTTCGCCGGCTGGTGGGTGGCGGGCAAGATGTTCGGCGGTGGCGATCCCGATGCGCCGCTGCAGGGGACGATCGCGCAGTACAGTCAGGGCCCGTGGATCGGCGCTGCGGAACCAACGATCGCGGAAATGAAGCGCACACCGCCGGGAGTGCTGGGGCCACGCGAAGTGATTCTGGGTCCCGCGAATTTGGCAGCGGGCGAAAACCCGCTGTTGGCGGCCTGGCTAAATCTGAGTGGTCCATTCCGCCTGCTCTTTGCCCCACAATTAACCGTTGTGGGACTAGCCTTTGCTCTGGTTTGCGCGCTGTGGGTGGACCTGGTGTGGGCCTTTTTCGGCGGCGTGATCACGCGCTTAGTGGCGTTGCAGGTCACGCGCAGCGAACGTGGTAGCTTGCGGGGTGCCGTGCGATACGTGATGGCCCGCTATCTGGCCTATGTCACGGCTCCGTTATTCCCTTTGTTTGGCGTGCTGCTGTTTGTGCTGCCCGTGGCGCTGGTGAGCCTTATCGGGCACGCGGGCAGCCCCGGACTGACGATCGTGACCGCCCTATGGCCGGTGTTCTTGGTAGCGGGATTAGTGATCGTGATTTTCTTGATCGGGCTGCTGTTCGGCTGGCCGCTGATGTGGCCCACCATCAGTTCCGAAGGAACCGACAGCTTCGATGCCCTGTCGCGTTCGTACTCCTATGTCTATCAGCGACCTTTGCACTACCTCTGGTACGCGATCGTGGCAAGCGTGCTGGGCGTCCTCGGTGCGTTGGTCGTGCAATACTTCGCCGCAGCCGTGCTGTATCTCACGGCCTGGGCCGTGAGTTGGGGAGCCGGGAACGCGGTCCTGGAGGACATGACCGAGAACGCGCCGCTGGCGGCAAACATCCTGGCCTTCTGGACGGGCTTGGTGCAGGTCATCACGGTGGGCTTCATCTACACGTTCTTCTTTAGCGCCGCGACAATCGTTTACTTTCTGCTGCGATACGACGTCGATGGCACCGAATCGGACGAAGTCTTCGTCGAAGAGCAATCGGAAAAGTTCGGTCTGCCGCCGGTTACGACCGATGCCGCGGGCGTGGCCACGATCGCTGACGCCGCACCCGAGGACGAAATGGCCGACAATGGGGCAGATGTCGCGCCGTAGCCGGAGTGACGTTCTCTCGACGCGATTCCAGTAGCTCTAGACGCTGCCTCTGGCCGATTCCATGAACTCGTCCACGCGCGCATGAAATTGGCCGCGTGACAGGACCGCATCGCAGCCGGCGTCACGCGCGGCTTGCAATAACCCCTCGTGTACGTGCGGTCCGAAGGCAAGAATCATCCGTGACGCCGTGGCATTCTGCTTCAAGCTTGTGACCAGGGCCACGACATCGAGCCTCGGAACGCTGAGATCGACCATCACAATCGCCGGCCGCCCAGCAGCAGCCTTCTCGGCGAGTGAAGCGACGTCGTACGCCACGTCTAAAATCACGTTCTGCCGCGCCGCGGCTCCCGCGACTTTCGACGACGTCGCCAGGTCGGCCGTAAGGAGTAGTACCAGCGGTGTGGAAGTTTCAGGCATGCGTCGATGGCGGCAGGACGCACGCCCCTATTAGCACGTTACGGTCCGTGATCTAAACCGCCTCGGGCCCTTCGAGCACGTCGCTGATGCGCACAACTTGCTCGGCCGGCAGAACCCAGATTTTACCGTCGCCGATGCTTCCTTCTGGACCGGTCCGGGCGACGCTGGCGATGCAATCGAGCGTCCGCTCGACGAAATCATCGTTCACCAGAATTTCGAGCTCGATCTTGCGCAGCAGGTTCGTTTTGTATTCGTGGCCGCGGTACATGGCGGTCCGGCCTCGCTGCTGGCCGTAGCCCTGTGCATCACACACAGTCATCCGCGTGACGCCGATTTTATTGAGCGCCTCGCGCAGCGGATCGAGCTTCGTCGGCTGGATGATAGCGATGATAAGCTTCACGCGTTCCGTCGAACCTCCGGGCAGCGCAGCGATCGAATGCCCCCAAGACCGCGAAAGGGGCAGGAACCTCTGCTTTCAAAATAACGAGCCTGGGGGCGAAAGAACAGCCCCGCGCAGCATCACACACACCAACCGCAGGCGCGAAGAAGGCAATAATCGTGTGGATTGTAGACGACGCGGCACAAACGTTTTACGGCGTCGACGAAACCAGGCGAGCCTCGAGCACCTTCTGAATGCGTTCACTCGATTCGGTCAGATGGGCGCGGGTGTAGGTATCGAGCTTCGGATTGTTTTCGAGCGCCTTTTTGATCTTGGCGTTCAAGCCCGATAGCTCGGCGTAGGCCACGGTCTGGCAATCCTCAGGCGCGCCGCGCTGACCGAGCGCCATGCTCCCCAACCGCTTCAAGTAGATACGCTGCAAATTGCGGCGCAGGCTGGTGATGGCCGGCTTGCGATTGCTGAAATCCCCCTGCGGCAAGGAATCGACCTCGGAAAAGATCGTCGATGTCAGCCGGGTCAGCAGCTCGGCCGCCGTGAAGGCGTCCTGATCGGCGGGAATCTTAAGTTCGGCATCGTGCAAGCGGTGCAGCGTCAGCGAACCCGTCAATTGCGACAGAACGCGGTCCTGCCACATGCTGATGACTTCGTGTACGGCATAGTCGCTACGCAGCGCGACGTCGCTTCCCCAATGATTCCAATGCGTCGAAGCCAGATGGTTATACAACTCGGGCGGAAAATTGAACGGTTTGTCGCTGAACACCTGCTGTTCTAGCAGGGCCAACGCCTCGCGTTGCTTCGCGACCGGCACGATCACATACGGCGGACGGGAATTGGGGTCCCCCTTGTGATCACGATTCACTCCGACGCCGCCGATATAGCGCGACGCAAAGAACACCGCACGGCCGTAATTGCCCAACAGCACTCCGAACGCCTGGCGAGCGCGTTCGTAGCCATCGCCATTCTCGGTGACGCGATCGACCAGGCCCGGCCACAGATCACCGATCAGCTTCGTGCGATCCTTGGCGTACTCGACCGGATCACTGCCCAGGTCGAAGCGATTGGCCAACGGGTCGGAATCAATGCCGCGCGTGTCCTCGTCGGTGGCGTAGGCCAACAGTGGCTCGGCCGAGCGCGAGGCGATCTTCTTCAACTCGCTGACTTCCCCCTCGGTCCCGCCAGAAAACGGCTTATACGCGTATTCGATCGCCCAGATGTCGTAGGGACCGATCGTCTGCGAATAGTAATTGGATTGTTTAAAGTCCTTGCTGACGATGTTGGCCGGCGAGTAGTCCATCACCGAGGCGGTCAGGCCGATCTCGCGCGCCTTGTCGGGATTGTTTAAATCGGCCAGCGTGACGGCGCTACTGGCCTTAAAGTTGTGACGCAACCCGAGGGTGTGCCCCACTTCGTGCATGGTCACTTCCTTCAGACCTTGCATGACCATCTTGTCCTGCTCCTTGACGGCCTCGGGCCCCAGGCCGCGGGCCAACAGGGCAATGCTGCCCAGCGCGAATTCGTGCGCCATGCCGTGGTTCAACTCGCATTGGCACATGTAGCCGTGGCGCAGATGCTCGGGCACGCGGGCCAGCTTTTCTTCATATTCCTTCAGTTCGAGCGGTCCGCCGGTCAGGGCTTCGATCCGGCCGGTGGTGAAGTTCTCGTAGTCGCGCTTCCAGAACTGGATGAAGTCGGCGTCAAAGATGATGTCCGCGTCCAGGATCTGTCCCGTGGTCGGATTCACACGGCTGGGGCCCATGGCAAAGCCGGCGCCGGCCGTGATCCAGCGAAAGAAGTTGTAGTTGATATTTTCCGGATCGATGTCGTCCTTGTCGAGTTGCTGATGAACCTCGATGGCGTTGACGAAACCGGCTTTCTCGAAGGCCTTGTTCCATTCCAAAATGCCGTCGCTAATCGGCTTGCGAAATTTGTAGGGGACCGTCTTTTCGATGTAAAACACGATCGGCTTCTTTGGCGGCGACAGCTCGGCCGAGGGATCGGCCTTTTGCAAGTCCCAGCGATTCACGTAACGAATGAAACGATCCTCGTCCGACTTCTTCGAGAAGTCCTTGATCGCCGTGATGAAGTGCCCCACTCGATCATCGGCCAGACGCGGTTGATAGCCGGTTTGCGGCAACAAGCTGATCGAGTAGTGAACGTTGATCGTGGCCCCCCGGCTGTCGGGCACGGTGTCGAGCGAGAAGAATCCGCCCGACGCGTAGGTCGCGGCCACTTCCAGCTCGATGTTCTCGGGCAGACCCTTCACCTCGGCCCAGCTCGATTTGTTCGAGGCGAACGAAAAGCCCGGCAGTGCGTGCGAGATTTGCGGCAGGTCGCTCATGAAAACGGGCGACAGGTCGACGACCAATCCCCCTGAAGGGCCGATCGTGGCGATCGGCAAGCTGAACAGAATGCTATCGGTATAAGCAAGTTTGACCGCGCGTTCTTCGGGGCTGC
The genomic region above belongs to Pirellulales bacterium and contains:
- a CDS encoding P-II family nitrogen regulator — translated: MKLIIAIIQPTKLDPLREALNKIGVTRMTVCDAQGYGQQRGRTAMYRGHEYKTNLLRKIELEILVNDDFVERTLDCIASVARTGPEGSIGDGKIWVLPAEQVVRISDVLEGPEAV
- a CDS encoding zinc-dependent metalloprotease; this encodes MTRQGRILGVIVPLVALVLACPAWADEAADKEKEKAAEAAKAAAEKSAPKPKFPPFADVLKDAKTVDGLIKLHHKGEKVYAELSSSQLDRDFIVLISIARGIGEGALIGGMSWGFGDDWLWQFRRVDDNIHIVRRNVRFKASSGSPEERAVKLAYTDSILFSLPIATIGPSGGLVVDLSPVFMSDLPQISHALPGFSFASNKSSWAEVKGLPENIELEVAATYASGGFFSLDTVPDSRGATINVHYSISLLPQTGYQPRLADDRVGHFITAIKDFSKKSDEDRFIRYVNRWDLQKADPSAELSPPKKPIVFYIEKTVPYKFRKPISDGILEWNKAFEKAGFVNAIEVHQQLDKDDIDPENINYNFFRWITAGAGFAMGPSRVNPTTGQILDADIIFDADFIQFWKRDYENFTTGRIEALTGGPLELKEYEEKLARVPEHLRHGYMCQCELNHGMAHEFALGSIALLARGLGPEAVKEQDKMVMQGLKEVTMHEVGHTLGLRHNFKASSAVTLADLNNPDKAREIGLTASVMDYSPANIVSKDFKQSNYYSQTIGPYDIWAIEYAYKPFSGGTEGEVSELKKIASRSAEPLLAYATDEDTRGIDSDPLANRFDLGSDPVEYAKDRTKLIGDLWPGLVDRVTENGDGYERARQAFGVLLGNYGRAVFFASRYIGGVGVNRDHKGDPNSRPPYVIVPVAKQREALALLEQQVFSDKPFNFPPELYNHLASTHWNHWGSDVALRSDYAVHEVISMWQDRVLSQLTGSLTLHRLHDAELKIPADQDAFTAAELLTRLTSTIFSEVDSLPQGDFSNRKPAITSLRRNLQRIYLKRLGSMALGQRGAPEDCQTVAYAELSGLNAKIKKALENNPKLDTYTRAHLTESSERIQKVLEARLVSSTP